Part of the Bradyrhizobium sp. AZCC 1721 genome, CGCCTTGTCGCCCGGCACCACGGCGAGCTGCTTGTAGTAATCCCACGGCTTCTTCGATTCAGATGGCTTCTTGACCTCGAACAGATAGAGGTCGTGCACCATGCGGCCGTTTTCCAGCACCTTGCCGCCTTGCGCAAAATCGTCGTCGACCGGGAGCTCCTTCAACTTCTTCGCCACCGCCTCGGTGTCCTTGGTGCCCGCCGCTTTTACCGCCTTCAGATATTGCAGCGTCGCCGAATAGGTGCCGGCCTGGATCATGTTCGGCATGCGGCCGGTGCGCTTGAAGAAGCGTTCGGCGAGATTGCGGCTCTTGGCGTCTCGGTCCCAGTAGTAGCCTTCGGTCAGCACCAGGCCCTGGGCGGCGTCGAGGCCGAGGCCGTGCACTTCGGCAAGCGTCAGCAACAGGCCGGCGAGCTTCTGGCCGCTCTTGACGATGCCGAATTCCGCCGCCTGCTTGATCGAGTTGGTGGTGTCGAGGCCGGCATTGGCGAGACCGATGATCTTGGCTTTCGAACTCTGCGCCTGCAGCAGGAAGGAAGAGAAGTCCGACGAGTTCAGGGGAATGCGGACTGCGCCGAGCACCTTGCCGCCCTTCGCCCTGACGAAATCGCCGGTGTCTTTTTCCAACGCATGGCCGAAGGCGTAGTCGGCGGTCATGAAGAACCAGGTATCGCCGCCGGATTCCACCAGCGCACCGCCGGTGCCGTAGGCGAGCGCGTGCGTATCGTACGCCCAATGGAATCCATACGGCTGGCAGGAATCGCCGGTGAGGCGCGAAGTCGCAGCACCCACGACGATGTCGATCTTCTTCTTCTCCTTAGAAAGCTCGTGAATCGCGAGCGCGACGGAGGAGGTCGTCAGCTCCGTGATCATGTCGACGCCCTCGACCTCGTACCAGCGCCGCGCGATCGCGGTGGCGAGATCCGGTTTGTTTTGATGGTCGGCGGAGACGATTTCGATCTTGTGGCCGAGCACCTCGCCGCCAAAATCCTCGATCGCCATCTTGGCCGCTTCGAACGACCACTTGCCGCCGTAATCGGCGTAGACCCCGGACTGGTCGTTCAAAATGCCGATCTTGACGCCCTGCGCCGATGCCGGCGCGGCGAGCAAAAGACCAACTGCCGCAACGGCGGCCAACAATCCCGACTTCATTCTTTTCTCCAGGAATTTTTTGTCAAAGGAACCTCGCGACTTTATTCAATAACCCCGCGAGTGCCCATCCATTTCAGATCAGCCAAAAGTATTGGGGAACTTTGATCGAAACTGCGTCGTCATTGCGGGGCGCGACGAGCGCGAATTCACACCGCCGCCCGCTTCTTGCCCCTGCCCTCGGCGAGGTTGCGCACGATGACGTAGAAGATCGGCGTGAATACCAGGCCGAACAGCGTGACGCCGATCATGCCGAAGAACACGGCGACGCCCACCGCCTGCCGCATCTCCGAGCCCGAGCCCGACGAGATCACCAGCGGCAACACGCCGAGGATGAAGGCAAACGATGTCATCAGGATCGGCCGCAACCGCAGCCGGCAGGCTTCGATCACGGCGTCCAGGCGCGCCTTTCCTTCGAGTTCGATATCGCGCGCGAACTCGACGATGAGAATGGCGTTCTTGGCCGCCAGCCCCACCAGCACCACGAAACCGATCTGGGTCAGGATGTTGACGTCCTGCCCCATGATCCGCACACCGACGGTGGCAGCGAGCAGGCACATCGGCACGATCAGGATGACCGCGAACGGCAGGCTCCACGAGCCATATTGCGCCGCCAGTACCAGATACACGAACAGCACGCAGATCGGGAATACGTAGAGGCCCGCGCTACCGCCGGTAACCTGCTGGTAGGACAGATCGGTCCATTCGAAAGAAAAGCCGCTCGGCAGCGTTTCTTCGGCCAGCTTCTTCACGGTCTCGATCGCGGTCGCCGAGCTGGTCCCCGGCAACGTGTCGCCCTGCAGCTCGGACGCCGGATAGAGATTGTAGCGCGCGACGCGGTCGGGTCCGGAGATGTCGCTGAAACTCACAACGCTGCCGAGCATCACCATGTCGCCGGCGGCGTTGCGGGTGCGCAGGCGTGCGAGATCGGACGTCTCCTTCCGGAACGGCAGATCGGCCTGCGCCGTGACGCGGTAGGTGCGGCCGAACAGGTTGAAGTCGTTGACATAGGACGAGCCGAAATAGGTCTGGATCGTATCGTTGATGTTCGCAATCGGCACGCCGAGCTTCTGCGCCTTGACGCGGTCGATGTCGACGAACAGTTGCGGCGTGTTGGCGGCAAACGGCGAGAACACCTGGGTCAGGCCGGGCGCCTTGCGCGCGGCGCCGACCAGTTCGTCGGTTGCGGCCGCGAGCATTTCCGAGCCGCGGCCCTGACGGTCCTGGATGCGCATCGTGAAGCCGCCGCCGGTGCCGATGCCGGGCACCGCCGGCGGCGGGATGACGATGATGAAGGCACCCTGGATGCTCGCCAGCCGCGTGCGCAGATTGTTGGCGATCGCGCCTGCGGAAAGCCCCTTCTTGTGGCGCTCTGCCGGATCTTCGAACACGGGGAATAGCGCGGCGGCATTGCCCGCCTGCGTCCGCGTTGCGCCCGAGAAGCCGGCAAATGCCGCGACACGAATGATGCCCGGCGTATCCAGCGCAATCCGCTCGATCTCGCGGACCACTTCGGTCGTTCGCGCCAGCGAGGCCGCACCCGGCAATTGCACGGAAACGATCACGTAGCCACGGTCCTGCGCCGGAATGAAACCTTGCGGCGTCGTCATCAACAGCCATCCGGCGCTGCCGATCAGCGCCGCATAGAGCACCAGCATCACTACCGCGTGCCGGATCACGAAATCGGCGGTGCTGGCATAGCCATGTGCCAACCGGTCGAAGCCGCGATTGAACACGCCGGTAAAGGCGCCCCAACCGCGGGCGATGAAATTCCAGCGTGCCGCCGGCCTCTTGTCCTCATGCGGCTGCAGGATCAACGAGGCCAGCGCCGGCGACAGCGTCAGCGAACAGAAGCAGGAAATCGCGGTCGCGACCGCAATGGTGACGGCGAACTGCTGGAAGAACTGCCCGGAGATGCCGCCGAGGAAGGCGGTCGGCACGAACACAGCGCACAGAACCAGCGCGATCGACACCAGCGCGCTGCCAACCTCCTGCATGGTGCGGAGCGCGGCGTCGCGCCGGCTCATGCCATGTTCGAGGTGGCGCTCGACGTTTTCGACCACCACGATCGCGTCGTCGACCACGATGCCGACCGCCAGCACAAGGCCGAACAGCGTCAGATTGTTGATCGAGAACCCGAGCGCCGCCATCACCGCGAAGGTGCCGACCAGCGAGACCGGAATCGCGATGATCGGGATGATCGCCGGCCGCCAGCCTTGCAAAAATACCAACACCACGATCACGACCAGCGCCATCGCCTCGTAGATCGTCTTGATCAGCTCGCTGACGGACTGCGCGATGAATTCGGTCGGGTTGTAGCCGATGTTGTAGTCGAGCCCCTTCGGGAAGCTCGCCTTCAGTTTCTCCATCGTCTTGGAAATATTCTCGGCGGTCGCCAGCGCATTCGAGCCCGGCCGCTGCGTCACCAGCATGGCGACAGCGGATTTGCGCAGCAGAAAACTGTTGGTCGAATAGGCCAAAGCACCGAGTTCGATCCGCGCAACATCGCGCAGCTTGACCGTGCGCCCGTCGGCGCCGGCCTTGACCACGATCTCCTCGAATTGTTTCGGGTCTTTCAGACGGCCGGTAAAGGTGAGATTCGGCGAAAAGGCGCGGTCGCCGATCGGCGGCTCCGCAATCTGGCCGCCCGCGATCTGCACGTTTTGCGAGCGGATCGCCGCCACCACTTCGCCCGCGGTCAGGCCGAGCGTAGAGATCTTGTCGGGGTCGAGCCACAGCCGCATCGAATAGTCGCGCGCGCCGAAGATCTGAATGTCGCCGACGCCGTCGAGCCGCAGCAACTCGTCCCGGACCTGCAGCAGCGCGTAGTTGGAGATGTAGAGCTGGTCGAACGTATCATCCGGCGACAGCATGAACACGACCATCAGGATGTCGGGGCTGTTCTTGCGGGTGATGACGCCGTTGCGCTGCACCTCTTCGGGCAGCCGCGGCTGCGCGATCGCGACGCGGTTCTGCACCAGCACCTGGGCCTTGTCGAGATCGGTGCCGAGCTTGAAGGTGACCGTGATCGTCAACTGCCCGTTCGAGGTGGCCTGGCTGTAGAGATACAGCATGTCCTCGACGCCGTTGATCTCCTGCTCGATCGGAGCGGCGACGGTGTCGGACACGGTTTGCGCAGAGGCGCCGGGATATTGCGTAGTGACCGTCACCGTCGGCGGCACCACCTGCGGATATTCGGAGACCGGCAGCGTGGTGTAGGCGATCGCGCCGACGATCAGAAGCACGATCGACAACACCATCGCCAGGATGGGCTGGTTGATGGAGAGGCGGCCGAGATTCATGTCTTGGCACCGGCCGGCTTGATCTCACCCGGCTGCGGGCTGACCTTTGCCCCCACCCGTGCCCGTTGCAGGCCGTCGATAATGACGCGGTCTTCCGGCTTCAGGCCCTCACGGATCACGCGCAGGCCTTCATCGAGCGGTCCGAGCGTCACCGGCTTCGCCTCGACCGTATTGTCGTCCTTGACGACAAAAACGATCTTGCGCGACTGGTCGGTCGCAACTGCCGTGTCCGGCAGCAGCAGCGCCTCATAAGGCCCGCTGCCGACGATCCGGACGCGGCCGAACTGTCCCGGCAGGATCGAGAGATCCTTGTTCGGGATCACGGCGCGGCTGCGCAGCGTACCCGTCGAGACGTCCAGGCGATTGTCGAGGAAATCCATCTTGCCCTCATGCGAGGGCTTGGTTTCGCCGGTCAGCGTCACCTGGACCGGGTTCGGCGTGTCGCGCGAACTCGGCCGCCTGCCTTCGAACCAGAGCCGGCTGTTTCGCAAGTAAGTCGCCTCGTCGACATCGAAATAGATGTAGATCGGGTCGAGCGAGACGATCGAGGTGAGCAGCGTGGCGCCGCCCTCGGAGCCCTGCACGAGATTGCCTGGCGTCACGAGATGGCGGCTGACGCGGCCGGTGATCGGCGCCATCACGTGGGTGAATTCGATGTTGAGCTTGGCGGCCTTGAGCGCGCCTTCGGCCTGCATCTCCGCGGCGCGCGCCGCCTGCAGGGTCTGGCGGCGCTGGTCCACGACGGAATCGGACACCGCCTGGGTTTGATTTAATGTCAGCGCGCGGTCGAGTTCGCGTCTGGCGAGTTCCGCTCTCGCGCGCGCATCGGACAACTGCCCATCGGCCTGTTCGGCGACCGCCTCGAACGGACGCGCGTCGATCACGTACAGCAGATCACCTGAGCGCACGATCGCGCCGTCGCGGAATTCGACGCTGGTCACGAACCCGCCGACGCGGGCGCGAACCTGGACCTCCTGGATGGCCTCGAAGCGGCCGGTGAATTCGTCCCAATCGGTGACGGTGCGTTTCACCGGCTGCGAGACCGTGACCGATGGCGCCGCGGCGGCTGGCTGTTGCGGCGGCTTGTCGCCACAGGCGGACAGCGCAAGCGCGAGCAATGGGGGCAACCATTTGAGACCGCGAAGTGAGTGACCATCACGGCTTGCCGCAGCCGGGCGTCTCAATGGCTCAGTCGTGCTCAATCCCATCTCCCCCTGCATTCTCAACATCCTGATCGATGGAAAAGCTTGCCGTGGAACTTAGTTGCGGAGGCCACAGATGTGATCGGTTCCCAGTCTCGTCAAGAACCGGCTGGGATCAAGCACAATCGTTATGCATCAGCGTAGTCAACGCTCTTCGCAACGCACGATTTCGCATTTTCGCATTGCGATGAAAGCGGAACCCGTTGCGACGAACGGCCAGCTAATCGCCGCCTGATGACGAAAACGTGACATCGTGCAGAGACTCTCGCCCCGCCCCGCCCTCGTCATTCCGCGGCGCGCCTCTTGGCGCAGGCTTGCCGCCTTCAAGCATGACGTCGCCGATTTCCTCGGCTAACCTCGCCGCAAGGCCCGCCACAAGGGCCAGAAAAATGTCCAGGGAGGACAATCGTGCACAGAGGGCGTGTCGTATTCGGCGCCATGGACGAGGTCGTGTTCGGACGGCCGGCGTCCGAGGCGCTTGTCGCGCAGGTGGATCGGCTCGGCACGAGGCGCGCCTTCCTGATGGTCAGCGGCACGCTCAACCGCGAAACCGATGTGATCGATACCATCCGCCGTGCGCTGGGACCGCGCTGCGTCGGCACGTTCGACGCGATGCCGCCGCACACGCCGCGCTCAGCCGTGATCGCCGCCAGCGAACAGGCCCGCGCAGCGGATGCCGATCTCATCGTCACGATCGGCGGCGGGTCGATCACCGACGGCGCCAAGGCCGTGCAGCTCTGCCTCGCCAACGACGTCCGCAGCGCGGATGACATCGACCGGATCAAGGCCGGTCGCGGCGGCTCACCGCAACTTGCCGCGCCGACGGTGCGCCAGATCAGCGTGCCGACGACGATCGCCGGCGGTGAATTCTCCTCCACGGCCGGCGTCACCAACGAGAAGACGAAGGTCAAGGAAGCGCTGCGCCATCCGCTGCTGATACCGCGCGCCGTGATTCTCGACCCCTGGCTTGCCCAACACACGCCGGAATGGCTGTGGCTGTCGACCGGTATCCGCGCCGTCGACCATTGCGTCGAAGGCATCTGCTCGCGCGAGGCTCACCCATATGGCGATGCGCAGGCGCTGAAGGGCCTATCGATGCTGGCGCAGGCGCTGCCACGGGTGAAGGCCGCGGCCGGCGACCTCGACGCGCGGATGGATTGCCAGATCGGGACCTGGCTTTCGACCGGGCCTCTCGCTTCCGGCGTGCCGATGGGCGCCAGCCATGGCATCGGCTACGTGCTCGGCGCGGAGTTCGGAGTCCCGCACGGCTACACCTCCTGCGTGATGCTGCCGTCGGTGATGCGATGGAACAAGTCAGCGAATGCCGAACGTCAGGCGCTGGTCGCAGCCGCCATGGGCCATCCGAACGAGGACGCCGGCGACGTGCTCGATCGATTCATTCGCAATCTCGGCATGCCGCGCAGCCTGCGCGAGGTCAAGGTTGGGCCTGAGCACTTCGACCGCATCGCGCAACAAGCGATGGCAACGCCGTGGGTGCCGCGCAATCCGCGCAAGATCGATGAACCGGCGCAGGTACGCGAGATTTTGGACATGACCGCGTAAGGAGACCGAAGCCAATATGTACACCGGCACACATGCTCACCTTCGTCCGCTGCAGCCCGCCTTCATCATGGCTTCCACCGGAGAGGCCGTAACCTATCGTGAACTGGAGGCGCGCACGAACCGGCTGGCGCACTTGTTTCGCAACCGCGGACTCAAGCGCCTCGACCACTATTCGATCTTCATGGAGAACAACAGCCGCTACCTCGAGGCCTGCGGCGCCGGCGAACGCAGCGGGCTTTATTATACCTGCGTGAACTCCTACCTGACCGCGGGCGAGCTTGCCTACATCCTCACCAACAGCCAGTCGCGCATTCTCATCACCTCGAAGGCAAAGCTCGACGTCGCCCGCGAGGCGCTGAAGGAATGCCCCAAGGTCGACTTGTGCATTGTCGCGGACGGCGACGGCGAGAGCGACCGCATCGTCGGGCTTGAGCAGGCGACGGCAGGCCTCCCGAAGACGCCGAGATCGGACGAATGCATCGGCACCGCGATGCTCTATTCGTCGGGCACCACGGGCCGGCCGAAGGGCATCCTGCGGCCGCTGCCCGAACAACCTCCGCTTCAGAACCTGGCGATCTTCGATTTCCTGCACGGCGTCTGGCACTACCGCGAAGGCATGATCTACCTTTCGCCGGCGCCGCTGTATCATTCGGCGCCGCAGGCGGCGGTCAATCTGACGATCCGCGCCGGCGGCACCGTCATCATCATGGAAAGTTTTGATCCGGAAAAATATCTGGAGCTGGTTCAAAGATGGGGCGTTACCCACACCCAGCTTGTGCCGACGATGTTCTCGCGCATGCTGAAGCTGCCAGAGGATGTCCGCAAGCGCTATGACCTCTCATCGCTCGAAATCGCGATCCACGCTGCCGCGCCCTGCCCGGCTGCGGTGAAGGACGACGTCATCAAATGGTGGGGGCCGATCATCCATGAATATTACGGCGCCACCGAAGGGCTCGGCTTCACCGCCTGCAACAGCGAGGAATGGCTGGCACACCGCGGCACCGTCGGCCGGGTGATGCTCGGCGACCTCCATATTCTCGACGAGAACATGCAACCCTGCCCGGTGGGCACCCCGGGCACAGTGTGGTTCAAGACCGCAACCCCGTTTGAATATTTCAACGACCCGGCCAAGACCCAGGAGGCGCGCTCGCCTGACGGCAGCATGAGCACGGTCGGCGACGTCGGCTATGTCGACGAGGACGGCTTTCTCTATCTGACCGATCGCGCGACCTTCATGATCATCTCCGGCGGCGTCAACATCTACCCGCAGGAATGCGAGAACCTCCTGATCACTCACCCCAAGATCGCCGATGCGGCGGTGTTCGGGGTGCCGAATCCCGACCTTGGCGAGGAAGTAAAGGCCGTGGTGCAGCCGATGCCGGGCGTCTCGCCGGGACAGGAACTGGCCGACGAACTGATCGCCTTCTGCAGCCAGTCGCTGTCGCGCCAGAAAGTGCCGCGCTCGATCGATTTCGAGGCCGAACTGCCGCGGCTGCCGACCGGCAAGCTCTACAAGCGCCTGTTGCGCGATCGCTATTGGGGCAACAAGACCTCGCGGATCGTGTGAGCATGCGACGATGTGAGATGGCGAGCCCGAACACAGACGTCGCGACACCCGGTGGTGCGGTGCATCATCCGGCGAGACATTCCAGCGCGAGCCGCAACATGACGGCTACGCTGCAACCAATCCGCCGCTTTCGCAGCGAACGGCCGGTTGGCGCGCATGTTCCGCCGCACGGATTTCGATTAGTTCGAATTGCCGATCTGTGCATTGTCTTGGCCGGTTGCCCGGACGCGCGGGCATGCTATCGTCTGATGCAATCGGCCGTTTCGAGACCGAGCACATATGGGAGGGGACCATGCGGAGCGTTCATGCGCTTGCCGCGGCAGCGCTGTTGTTGCTGCCGGCTTATGATGTTGCATCGGCCGGCGAGCCCAAACAGGGTGGCATCCTCAGGGTCTATCATCGCGACAGCCCGGGCAGCGCCTCGATCCATGAAGGCGCGACCTTCTCGATCAACGTTCCCTTCATGCCGGTCTTCAACAACCTGGTCATGTTCAAGCAGGACGTCGCGCAGAATAGCGTCGATTCCATCGTCCCGGATCTGGCGGAGAACTGGGCCTGGAGCGACGACGGCAAGAAACTCACCTTCAAATTGAAGCAGGGCGTCAAGTGGCATGACGGCAAGCCGTTCACCTCAGCCGACGTCAAGTGCACCTTCGACATGCTGATGGGCAAGTCGCAGCAAAAATTCCGTCAGAACCCGCGAAAGTCCTGGTACAACCAGGTCGAGGACGTGACGACAAACGGCGATTTCGAGGCATCGTTCAGCCTGAAGCGGCCGCAGCCGGCATTGTTGTCGTTACTCGCCTCCGGCTACACCCCGGTTTACCCCTGCCACGTCTCCCCGGCCGACATGCGTACCAAGCCGGTCGGCACCGGCCCATTCAAATTCGTCGAGTTCAAGGCCAACGAATCGATCAAGCTCACGAAGAATCCCGACTACTTCAAGAAGGGCCAGCCGCACCTCGACGGCATCGAGTTCACCATCATCACCAACCGTTCGACGGCCATTCTCGGATTTGTCTCCGGGAAATTCGACATGACGTTCCCGACCGAAGTGTCGATCCCGCTCTTGAAGGAGGTCAAGTCGCAGGCACCGAACGCAGTGTGCGTGGTCGAGCCGGTCAACGTCTCGACCAACATCATCGTCAACTCGTCCGCCCCGCCGTTCGACAATATCGACATTCGCCGCGCGCTGGCACTGGTGCTCGACCGCAAGGCCTTCGTCTCGATATTGTACGAGGGACAGGCCGACATCGGCGGCACCATGCTCCCCGCACCGGGCGGCTTGTGGGCGATGCCGAAGGAAATGCTGGAATCGATTCCGGGTTACGGTCCCGACGTCAACGCCAATCGGGAGGAGGCGCGCAAGCTGATGCAGAAGGCGGGCTATGGACCGGACAAGCGCCTCGCCGTCAAGGTCGCCACGCGCAACATCCCGATCTACCGCGATCCCGCCGTCATCCTGATCGACCAGATGAAGAGCATCTATATCGACGGCGATCTCGACGTCGTCGATACCGCACAATGGTTCCCGAAGGTCGCCCGCAAGGATTACTCGCTCGGCCTCAACCTCACCGGCAATGCCGTCGACGATCCCGACCAGTCATTCTACGAAAACTATTCTTGCGGCTCGGAGCGCAACTATACCAACTACTGCAACAGGGAAATCGAGAAGCTGTTCGACGAGCAGTCGATGGAGAAGGATGCCGCCAAGCGCAAGAAGTTGGTCTGGGAGATCGACAAGAAGCTGCAGGAAGACGTGGCGCGGCCGATCATCTTGCACGCCCGCCAGGGCTCGTGCTGGCAGCCTTATGTCAAGGGCATCACCATCATGGTGAACAGCTCCTACAACGGCTACCGTTACGAAGACGTCTGGATGGACAAGTAACGTTCGGCCGAGAGAAGCCGGTGTGACGGTAAATTTCGAGCGCGCAGTTTTGTGTCCGTCATTGCGAGCGAAGCGAAGCAATCCACCTCTCTGCACGAGGATAGATGGATTGCGTCGTCGCTATCGCTCCTCGCAATGACGGAGGGGTTCGAGAATGACGGATAGTCAGGGAGAGTAGCCGGGTGTTTGCTTATATCGTGCGACGCCTCGCCTTGATGCTCGTGACCCTGATCGGGATCTCGATCATCATCTTCGTGTTGCTGCGGGTCGTCCCCGGCAACATCGTCGACATCCTGTTCGACGCCGCCGGCTTCGTCGATCCCACCGACAAGGCCAACCTGGAAAAGGAACTCGGCCTCAACCTGCCGATCTACCAGCAATATCTGAACTGGATCGGCGGGCTGCTGCACGGCGATCTCGGCTATTCCTACGTCTCGGAAAAGCCGGCGCTGCAAGAGATCCTGCCGCGCATTCCGATCACCGCCCGGCTGGCGGCGCTGGCGCTGTTGTTCTCGGCCTCGATCGGCATTCCCTTAGGCGTTCTCAGCGCAGTCCACCAAGGCTCGCGGCTGGATTACACCCTCCGTGTCGTCAGCCTGAGCGGCCTGTCGCTGCCTTCCTTCTGGCTCGGGCTGCTTATCCTGATGGCCTCGGTTTCGCTGTTCGGCCACATGCCGATCTACAATCCGAACCCGGCAACCTGGACGGAGGCGTTCGCGATCTATGCCGTGCCGGCGATGGCGGTCGGCTTTCGCAGCGCCGCGCTGACCATGCGCATCACGCGCTCCTCGATGCTCGAAATTCTGCGGCAGGACTACATCCGCACCGCGCGCGCCAAGGGCGCGTCCGAGGCTTCGGTCAACTATCGCCACGCGCTGAAGAACGCGATTCTCCCTGTTATCACCGTGATCGGCATCGAGGCGGCGTTCCTGATCGGCGGGCTGATTGTCACCGAAACCGTGTTCAATATTCCAGGCGTGGCCCGCTTCCTGGTCGAGGCGTTGCGCTGGCGCGATTACCCGATCGTGCAGAATCTCGTGATGCTGATCGCCGTGGTCGTGGTGGTCGCTAACTTCACCGTCGACATGCTTTACGCCGCGATCGATCCGCGCATCCGGTATGGGGACTAGCCGCGTGGCCACGATTAACTTCGAGAGCGAGTTGAGGCGGGCCGGCGCTCATTCGACGCATGGCTGGCGCCGGCTGGTGTTCCTGGCGCAGCGTTATCTGCTCGGCACGATCGGCCTTGTGATCATGGTGATGTTCGTCTGGATGGCGATCTCGGCCGACCTGATCGCCCGCTACGACCCGCTCAGTGTCGATTCGGCGCAGCGGCTGGCAGCGCCGAGCGCGGCGCACTGGATGGGAACCGATTCATTCGGCCGTGACGTCTGGAGCCGGATCATTCACGGCGCGCGCATTTCGCTCGCCGTCGGTATCGGCGCCACCGCGCTGGGATCGTCGATCGGCGTCATCGTCGGCCTCGTATCGGGCTATCTGTCCGGCTGGGTCGATCTGTTGTTCCAGCGCGTCACCGACATCCTGCAGGCCCTGCCCTTGCTGGTGCTGGCGCTGGTGATGACCGCGGCGCTCGGTCCCTCGCTGCCGAACGTGATCATCGCGATTGCGATCCCGTTGATCCCCACCGTCGCCCGCGTGATCCGCGCCAATACGCTGGCGCTGCGCGAGCAGCCCTTCGTCGAGGCCGCAAAATCGATCGGCATGAGCGAGACCCGCATTGCGCTGCGTCACGTGCTGCCGAACACGCTCGCGCCCTTGATCGTGCTGGCGACCGCGCAGCTCGGTTCCACCATCCTCACCGAAGCCTCGCTGTCGTTCCTCGGCCTTGGCATTCCCGAGCCCTATCCGTCCTGGGGCCGCATGCTGTCGGAATCGGCGGCCGAATATGTTCGCACCGCGCCGTGGCTGGTGATTTTCCCGGGCGTCGCCATCTCCCTTGCCGTATTCGGCACCAATCTGTTCGGCGACGCGCTCCGCGACATCCTCGATCCGAGGCAACGCGGCTGATGAGCGAGGCGCGCAAGGACGACACTATTCTCGATGTGAAGAACCTGCAGACGGTGTTCTTCACCAATTCCGGGCTGTTCCGCGCGGTCGACGACGTCTCGTTCACCGTCCGCCGCGGCGAGACGCTCGCGATCGTCGGCGAGTCCGGCTGCGGCAAGAGCGTGACCGCGCTGTCGGTGATGCGGCTGGTGCCCGACCCGCCGGGCCGCGTGGTCGGCGGCTCGGTGACGCTGGAAGGCACCGATCTGCTCAGCCTCGACGAGGCCGAGATGCGCGATATCCGCGGCAATCGAATCTCGATGATCTTTCAGGAGCCGATGACCTCGCTCAATCCGGTGATGCGGATCGGCGACCAGATCACGGAAGTGCTCCGCCTGCACCAGGAGATGACCGCGAAGGAGGCCTGGGCCAAGGCGGTCGAGATGCTGCGCCTGGTCCGCATTCCCGAACCGGACCGGCGCGCGCACGAATATCCGCATCAATTGTCCGGCGGCATGCGGCAGCGCGCGATGATCGCGATGGCTCTGGCGTGCCGGCCGGCGCTGTTGATCGCGGACGAGCCGACCACCGCGCTTGACGTGACGATCCAG contains:
- a CDS encoding AMP-binding protein, which translates into the protein MYTGTHAHLRPLQPAFIMASTGEAVTYRELEARTNRLAHLFRNRGLKRLDHYSIFMENNSRYLEACGAGERSGLYYTCVNSYLTAGELAYILTNSQSRILITSKAKLDVAREALKECPKVDLCIVADGDGESDRIVGLEQATAGLPKTPRSDECIGTAMLYSSGTTGRPKGILRPLPEQPPLQNLAIFDFLHGVWHYREGMIYLSPAPLYHSAPQAAVNLTIRAGGTVIIMESFDPEKYLELVQRWGVTHTQLVPTMFSRMLKLPEDVRKRYDLSSLEIAIHAAAPCPAAVKDDVIKWWGPIIHEYYGATEGLGFTACNSEEWLAHRGTVGRVMLGDLHILDENMQPCPVGTPGTVWFKTATPFEYFNDPAKTQEARSPDGSMSTVGDVGYVDEDGFLYLTDRATFMIISGGVNIYPQECENLLITHPKIADAAVFGVPNPDLGEEVKAVVQPMPGVSPGQELADELIAFCSQSLSRQKVPRSIDFEAELPRLPTGKLYKRLLRDRYWGNKTSRIV
- a CDS encoding ABC transporter substrate-binding protein produces the protein MRSVHALAAAALLLLPAYDVASAGEPKQGGILRVYHRDSPGSASIHEGATFSINVPFMPVFNNLVMFKQDVAQNSVDSIVPDLAENWAWSDDGKKLTFKLKQGVKWHDGKPFTSADVKCTFDMLMGKSQQKFRQNPRKSWYNQVEDVTTNGDFEASFSLKRPQPALLSLLASGYTPVYPCHVSPADMRTKPVGTGPFKFVEFKANESIKLTKNPDYFKKGQPHLDGIEFTIITNRSTAILGFVSGKFDMTFPTEVSIPLLKEVKSQAPNAVCVVEPVNVSTNIIVNSSAPPFDNIDIRRALALVLDRKAFVSILYEGQADIGGTMLPAPGGLWAMPKEMLESIPGYGPDVNANREEARKLMQKAGYGPDKRLAVKVATRNIPIYRDPAVILIDQMKSIYIDGDLDVVDTAQWFPKVARKDYSLGLNLTGNAVDDPDQSFYENYSCGSERNYTNYCNREIEKLFDEQSMEKDAAKRKKLVWEIDKKLQEDVARPIILHARQGSCWQPYVKGITIMVNSSYNGYRYEDVWMDK
- a CDS encoding ABC transporter permease, whose amino-acid sequence is MFAYIVRRLALMLVTLIGISIIIFVLLRVVPGNIVDILFDAAGFVDPTDKANLEKELGLNLPIYQQYLNWIGGLLHGDLGYSYVSEKPALQEILPRIPITARLAALALLFSASIGIPLGVLSAVHQGSRLDYTLRVVSLSGLSLPSFWLGLLILMASVSLFGHMPIYNPNPATWTEAFAIYAVPAMAVGFRSAALTMRITRSSMLEILRQDYIRTARAKGASEASVNYRHALKNAILPVITVIGIEAAFLIGGLIVTETVFNIPGVARFLVEALRWRDYPIVQNLVMLIAVVVVVANFTVDMLYAAIDPRIRYGD
- a CDS encoding ABC transporter permease; this translates as MATINFESELRRAGAHSTHGWRRLVFLAQRYLLGTIGLVIMVMFVWMAISADLIARYDPLSVDSAQRLAAPSAAHWMGTDSFGRDVWSRIIHGARISLAVGIGATALGSSIGVIVGLVSGYLSGWVDLLFQRVTDILQALPLLVLALVMTAALGPSLPNVIIAIAIPLIPTVARVIRANTLALREQPFVEAAKSIGMSETRIALRHVLPNTLAPLIVLATAQLGSTILTEASLSFLGLGIPEPYPSWGRMLSESAAEYVRTAPWLVIFPGVAISLAVFGTNLFGDALRDILDPRQRG
- a CDS encoding ABC transporter ATP-binding protein produces the protein MSEARKDDTILDVKNLQTVFFTNSGLFRAVDDVSFTVRRGETLAIVGESGCGKSVTALSVMRLVPDPPGRVVGGSVTLEGTDLLSLDEAEMRDIRGNRISMIFQEPMTSLNPVMRIGDQITEVLRLHQEMTAKEAWAKAVEMLRLVRIPEPDRRAHEYPHQLSGGMRQRAMIAMALACRPALLIADEPTTALDVTIQAQILALIVDLQKRLGTGLILITHDLGVVAQTAQRVIVMYAGKKVEEATVEDLFENPKHPYTRGLMASMPAVISFGAKTDARLNEIPGMVPSLTNLPPGCAFAPRCRLAVDRCRAEYPPLQEVDANHLAACWRATELVGAP